The proteins below are encoded in one region of Amycolatopsis magusensis:
- a CDS encoding ESX secretion-associated protein EspG, with product MEFWLPTTVIDVLGERFGTALVPPPFEVPYAGATTGERQRVREKAWQQLRDARLAKGDKLDPDVENLLRVWYRPEVLITGRLNQEEGQRDIRYRAVSEHLAGVLSGQVGDQISFEACHADDLVAGLMRYLPHLGPVNLRPVAVTEQPKRVKPVEEDEINPRDLIDAYGETEPADHRAAQAFFSWPVGRFGVFDLWVRGRDGRLNAQGGVQLFDTQGGRFVIIGEKLSDGSKRRHFVPSDGSHLRRWIHDRIARARDDR from the coding sequence ATGGAATTCTGGCTGCCCACAACGGTGATCGACGTGCTCGGCGAGCGGTTCGGCACCGCGCTGGTGCCGCCGCCGTTCGAGGTGCCCTACGCCGGGGCGACCACCGGCGAACGGCAGCGCGTGCGCGAAAAGGCCTGGCAGCAGCTGCGCGACGCCCGCCTGGCCAAGGGCGACAAGCTCGACCCGGACGTGGAGAACCTGCTTCGCGTCTGGTACCGCCCCGAGGTGCTGATCACCGGCCGCCTCAACCAGGAGGAGGGCCAGCGCGACATCCGCTACCGCGCCGTCTCCGAGCACCTCGCGGGCGTGCTCAGCGGCCAGGTCGGCGACCAGATCTCCTTCGAGGCCTGCCACGCCGACGACCTGGTCGCCGGGCTGATGCGCTACCTGCCGCACCTCGGTCCGGTGAACCTGCGCCCGGTCGCGGTGACCGAGCAGCCCAAGCGCGTCAAACCGGTCGAGGAGGACGAGATCAACCCCCGCGACCTCATCGACGCCTACGGGGAGACCGAACCCGCCGACCACCGGGCCGCGCAGGCCTTCTTCAGCTGGCCGGTCGGCCGGTTCGGCGTGTTCGACCTGTGGGTCCGCGGCCGCGACGGCAGGCTCAACGCCCAGGGCGGGGTGCAACTGTTCGACACCCAGGGGGGCCGGTTCGTGATCATCGGGGAGAAGCTCTCCGACGGCTCGAAGCGGCGCCACTTCGTGCCGTCGGACGGCAGCCACCTCCGGCGCTGGATCCACGACCGGATCGCCCGCGCCCGCGACGACCGCTGA
- a CDS encoding Ldh family oxidoreductase produces MDNSDPLLSAALLHSLADGILQAAGTPSAQAAVVAGSLVRSNLLGHDELGVRRLLTYIPQVRSGEIDPRARPKAEAIRPGAVIVHGQRAFGQLCAVHAVRELSVLAVEHGSGVAAIRDGNDVGRLGEYVGALADTGLVALAFGNAATTPVAWALPRATGSPPLIFDGAASPGAEIFAALVGGLLSGHGLPGMPGYDSDAGTVLVAVDIAAFLNPAVFREQAETFCESLSGVPGEPEELVRRRRAADGVPIPAPDLAGLRALLSDGTDR; encoded by the coding sequence ATGGACAACTCGGACCCACTGCTGTCCGCCGCGCTGCTGCATTCGCTGGCCGACGGCATCCTCCAGGCGGCGGGCACCCCATCGGCGCAGGCGGCGGTGGTGGCCGGTTCCCTGGTCCGGTCCAACCTGCTCGGCCACGACGAACTCGGCGTCCGGCGGCTGCTCACCTACATCCCGCAGGTGCGCTCGGGGGAGATCGACCCGCGGGCCCGGCCGAAAGCGGAGGCGATCCGCCCGGGCGCGGTGATCGTGCACGGTCAGCGCGCCTTCGGGCAGCTGTGCGCCGTGCACGCGGTGCGCGAACTGAGCGTGCTCGCCGTCGAGCACGGCAGTGGGGTCGCGGCGATCCGGGACGGCAACGACGTGGGCAGGCTCGGCGAGTACGTCGGCGCGCTGGCCGACACCGGACTCGTGGCGCTCGCCTTCGGCAACGCCGCGACCACCCCGGTGGCGTGGGCGTTGCCGCGCGCTACCGGCAGCCCGCCCCTGATCTTCGACGGCGCCGCCTCACCGGGTGCGGAGATCTTCGCCGCGCTGGTCGGCGGCCTGCTCTCCGGGCACGGCCTGCCCGGGATGCCCGGCTACGACAGCGACGCCGGTACCGTGCTGGTGGCGGTGGACATCGCGGCTTTCCTCAACCCGGCGGTTTTCCGGGAACAGGCGGAAACGTTCTGTGAGAGCCTTTCCGGGGTACCCGGGGAGCCGGAAGAGCTCGTCCGCCGCCGCCGGGCCGCGGACGGGGTGCCGATCCCGGCGCCGGACCTGGCCGGGCTCCGGGCACTTTTGTCGGATGGAACGGATAGGTGA